AGAAATGTACAAGTGTTAAATGTCGAACGCTTTTTGGTAGTCCGGGGAAATGCGTGCTGGCCGGCATTCGGCACGAAGCGAACACGGAAACGGTGGACAAATGAACCTCACTGGATGGTAGGTAGGgccctctccctccctgtACACCCTCTCCCCCATTCAGCTGTGATGCAGTCCGACAAATGGCGTACGTGTTAATGGCATTTGAATTTGACCAAATATGGAATTGTCTTCGCTGCCTGTCACTTTGCATGTTCCACCTCGGCCGTGCGCTCCCAGAGGCTGGCAA
The sequence above is a segment of the Drosophila subobscura isolate 14011-0131.10 chromosome U, UCBerk_Dsub_1.0, whole genome shotgun sequence genome. Coding sequences within it:
- the LOC117901282 gene encoding uncharacterized protein LOC117901282 yields the protein MLHSDSSSSSIRNKHETPPAKFKSASRRNVQVLNVERFLVVRGNACWPAFGTKRTRKRWTNEPHWML